One region of Polynucleobacter sp. SHI8 genomic DNA includes:
- the lpxK gene encoding tetraacyldisaccharide 4'-kinase codes for MQLQAPQFWESKGLFSYCLWPLSFVYGLVITVRKLLFKIKVLTSNRLPVPVIFVGNLRVGGTGKTPCVIALAKALAQQGFQPGVITRGYRSQLRGDETQEVCTTDHALAVGDEALLMAQQLQSSQIPVWIGSNRYLAGLYLLKKHTSCNVIISDDGLQHLALARQVARDGGQDIEIVVRDDRGEGNELLLPAGPLREPTTRPRDLTVNMKIYSAEHHVNLNDVVMAPQSFEIACYMRQAYQLINPSIQQDLNYWLGKRILAVAGIAFPEKFFKPLRDLGLDLECLALEDHADLSSFNWNQYPRSSTDVILMTEKDAVKCQHLQDDRIWVIPLEAVIPNGMMDCIREILHR; via the coding sequence ATGCAACTGCAAGCTCCTCAGTTTTGGGAATCTAAGGGACTCTTCTCCTACTGTCTATGGCCGCTTTCCTTCGTCTATGGGCTTGTCATTACTGTCAGAAAATTACTTTTCAAAATCAAGGTATTGACGAGTAATCGGTTACCTGTGCCAGTTATCTTTGTGGGTAACCTGCGCGTGGGTGGCACTGGGAAAACTCCCTGCGTCATCGCTTTAGCCAAAGCCCTTGCGCAACAGGGATTTCAGCCAGGGGTCATTACGCGTGGTTATCGTTCACAACTCCGGGGTGATGAAACTCAAGAAGTATGCACGACTGACCATGCTTTAGCGGTTGGCGATGAAGCTCTTCTGATGGCTCAACAACTTCAGTCTTCGCAGATTCCGGTATGGATTGGTTCGAATCGTTACTTGGCTGGTCTTTATCTGCTTAAAAAACATACATCTTGTAATGTCATTATTAGTGATGATGGGCTGCAACATCTAGCTTTAGCACGACAGGTGGCAAGGGATGGTGGTCAAGATATTGAAATCGTTGTGCGTGATGATCGGGGCGAAGGAAACGAATTACTATTGCCCGCTGGGCCACTTCGGGAACCTACAACGAGGCCTAGAGATTTAACCGTAAACATGAAAATCTATAGTGCAGAACATCATGTTAACTTAAATGATGTTGTAATGGCTCCACAGAGTTTTGAGATTGCTTGCTATATGCGTCAAGCCTATCAACTCATCAACCCTTCAATCCAGCAAGATCTCAACTATTGGCTAGGTAAACGTATCTTAGCAGTTGCAGGTATTGCTTTTCCTGAGAAATTTTTTAAGCCCTTGAGAGACTTAGGTCTTGATCTTGAATGCCTAGCACTTGAGGATCATGCGGATTTATCGTCATTCAACTGGAATCAATATCCACGAAGCTCAACAGATGTAATTTTAATGACTGAAAAAGATGCCGTAAAATGTCAACATCTTCAGGATGACAGAATTTGGGTTATTCCTCTAGAGGCTGTCATACCAAATGGAATGATGGATTGCATCAGAGAAATTTTGCATCGCTAA
- a CDS encoding YajQ family cyclic di-GMP-binding protein, giving the protein MPSFDVVSEPDMVEVKNALEQANKEISTRFDFKGSDSRVELKEQELTMFADDDFKLAQVKDVLLNKMSKRQVDVRFLKDGKKDKISGDKIKQVVEIQKGIQGDLAKKIIRVIKDSKIKVQGSIQGDAVRVTGTKRDDLQATMALLRKEVPESPLNFNNFRD; this is encoded by the coding sequence ATGCCATCATTTGATGTCGTTTCAGAACCAGATATGGTTGAAGTAAAAAATGCTTTAGAGCAAGCCAATAAAGAGATTTCGACACGCTTCGATTTTAAGGGGTCTGATTCAAGAGTTGAACTCAAAGAACAAGAGCTCACGATGTTTGCTGACGATGATTTTAAATTGGCTCAAGTCAAAGATGTATTGCTGAATAAAATGTCAAAACGCCAAGTGGATGTACGTTTTTTAAAAGACGGCAAAAAAGATAAAATTTCTGGCGATAAAATCAAACAGGTAGTAGAGATACAAAAAGGTATACAGGGTGATTTAGCCAAAAAAATTATTCGTGTGATTAAAGACAGCAAAATCAAAGTTCAAGGAAGTATTCAAGGAGATGCAGTTCGGGTTACAGGAACAAAAAGAGACGACTTGCAGGCCACCATGGCACTTCTTCGTAAAGAAGTACCAGAGTCTCCGCTCAACTTCAATAATTTTAGAGACTAA
- the xerD gene encoding site-specific tyrosine recombinase XerD, whose amino-acid sequence MNKINEQSPILRQSTQYIGSFIDALWLEDGLSKNTLGAYRSDLEIFAQWLDQAYQKNILQSTTVEITDFMAKRRADKATSANRRLTVLKRFFRYMIRQNLLEEDPCINIRPAKQAMRFPTSLTESQIEALINAPNIEEDLGLRDRAMIELMYASGLRVSEIIQLKLIHLRLNEGIIHIVGGKGNKERLVPFGGEAANWIGQYLEQARPTLLAHQTSEYLFIGRHTANCLTRQAFWYVIKRYAVIAGIQGHLSPHTLRHAFATHLLNHGADLRVVQLLLGHADISTTQIYTHIARERLKNIHQQHHPRG is encoded by the coding sequence ATGAATAAAATTAATGAACAATCGCCTATTTTACGGCAAAGCACACAATACATTGGCAGCTTTATAGATGCACTTTGGTTGGAAGATGGCTTATCAAAAAACACACTTGGAGCGTATCGAAGTGATTTAGAGATTTTTGCGCAGTGGCTTGATCAGGCATATCAAAAAAATATCCTTCAATCTACGACTGTAGAAATCACTGATTTCATGGCAAAAAGAAGAGCCGATAAAGCCACATCCGCCAATCGACGGTTAACTGTTTTAAAACGATTTTTTCGTTACATGATTCGGCAAAACTTATTGGAAGAAGATCCCTGCATCAATATAAGACCTGCTAAACAAGCCATGAGATTTCCGACGAGTTTGACCGAGTCCCAAATTGAAGCATTAATCAATGCGCCAAATATTGAAGAGGACTTAGGGCTACGTGATCGAGCCATGATTGAGCTGATGTACGCAAGCGGTTTGAGGGTATCTGAAATCATTCAGCTCAAGCTGATTCATTTACGTTTGAATGAAGGCATTATTCATATTGTTGGAGGTAAAGGAAATAAAGAACGCTTAGTCCCATTTGGCGGTGAAGCAGCCAATTGGATAGGGCAGTATTTAGAGCAAGCAAGACCAACACTGCTTGCTCATCAAACGAGTGAGTATTTATTTATTGGTCGTCATACAGCGAACTGTTTAACGCGCCAGGCATTTTGGTATGTCATCAAACGATATGCCGTGATTGCAGGTATACAGGGGCATCTTTCGCCACACACCTTAAGACATGCCTTTGCCACGCATTTACTCAATCATGGCGCTGACTTACGCGTAGTTCAATTATTATTAGGGCATGCGGATATATCGACGACACAAATTTATACCCACATTGCAAGAGAACGTTTAAAAAATATTCATCAACAACATCACCCTAGAGGATGA
- a CDS encoding Trm112 family protein, with protein sequence MEKRYLNILVCPNCKGSLSLDEVANELICDLDKLAFPVQDGIAVMLIDQARQIMPAVNP encoded by the coding sequence ATGGAAAAACGTTACTTAAATATTTTAGTTTGCCCCAACTGTAAAGGCAGTTTATCGCTTGATGAGGTCGCAAATGAGTTAATTTGTGATTTGGATAAATTGGCCTTCCCGGTTCAGGATGGTATTGCTGTGATGCTGATTGATCAGGCACGTCAAATCATGCCGGCTGTGAATCCTTAA
- the xseA gene encoding exodeoxyribonuclease VII large subunit, whose translation MELNSEILTVGQLNEAISGLISASFDTLWVRGEISNFKSYPSGHWYFKLKDEQSQINGVMFKGRNYSVDFQPKDGDQVEVAAQVGFYAARGDMQLTVQQMRKAGAGALFEAFMKLKAKLEKEGLFDVSHKKDIPLHPKAIGIITSTQAAALKDVLTTLARRASHIPVIIYPSLVQGPEAAPGMIKALAQAQKSNQVDVILLVRGGGSIEDLWAFNDEQLAYAIASSTIPIISGVGHETDFTIADFVADLRAPTPTAAAEMATPDRLELLRQIQGYADFMQRMMRQKLEREAQRIDQLSMRLQHAIPNPTQMRQRQNQLQERLTRVWQEKLRYWRQQQEHYLFQIETLSPQRTLERGYSLILDETMAVRDPKDLHTEKTYTVAMAKGSAQLTLKTIELSSDE comes from the coding sequence ATGGAACTTAATAGCGAAATCCTGACGGTTGGCCAACTGAACGAGGCAATATCAGGGCTGATTAGTGCCTCCTTTGATACGCTTTGGGTAAGAGGGGAGATCTCTAACTTTAAAAGTTATCCCAGCGGTCATTGGTATTTCAAATTAAAAGATGAACAAAGCCAAATTAATGGGGTGATGTTCAAAGGAAGAAACTATTCCGTTGATTTTCAGCCAAAAGATGGCGATCAGGTCGAAGTTGCGGCGCAAGTAGGTTTTTATGCTGCCAGGGGCGATATGCAACTTACCGTCCAGCAAATGCGTAAGGCTGGGGCAGGAGCCCTGTTTGAAGCCTTCATGAAGCTGAAGGCTAAACTCGAAAAAGAGGGTCTGTTTGATGTTTCTCATAAAAAAGACATCCCCTTACATCCAAAAGCCATCGGTATCATCACATCTACTCAGGCAGCGGCCTTAAAAGATGTATTAACTACTTTAGCAAGAAGAGCAAGTCACATCCCAGTAATCATTTATCCAAGCCTTGTGCAAGGACCAGAGGCTGCACCGGGCATGATAAAAGCACTCGCACAAGCCCAAAAAAGCAATCAAGTCGATGTTATTTTATTGGTGAGGGGTGGCGGGAGTATTGAAGACCTATGGGCTTTTAATGATGAGCAACTAGCGTATGCCATTGCCAGCTCTACGATTCCTATTATTTCAGGTGTTGGGCATGAAACAGACTTCACTATTGCTGATTTTGTGGCTGATCTACGAGCACCTACTCCGACTGCCGCGGCGGAGATGGCAACCCCTGACCGTTTAGAATTACTGCGCCAAATTCAGGGATATGCCGATTTCATGCAGCGCATGATGAGACAAAAGCTCGAGCGAGAAGCACAACGCATTGATCAATTAAGTATGCGCTTACAACACGCCATCCCCAATCCAACACAAATGCGCCAGCGACAAAATCAGTTACAAGAACGTTTAACGCGTGTGTGGCAAGAAAAACTGCGTTATTGGCGTCAGCAACAAGAGCACTACCTGTTTCAGATTGAAACCCTCAGCCCACAACGTACTCTAGAAAGAGGGTACTCACTGATTCTGGATGAGACTATGGCAGTGCGTGACCCAAAAGATTTACATACGGAAAAAACCTATACAGTTGCCATGGCAAAAGGAAGTGCGCAATTGACGCTCAAGACCATTGAACTATCCTCTGATGAATAA
- the murB gene encoding UDP-N-acetylmuramate dehydrogenase encodes MQILFNFPLKSLNSFGFDVKAKEFVRIHHTQDLLEALEYANSQQMPFQILGGGSNVLLKEDLPGLTIHLELLGKSIIHQSATHTFIDVAAGENWHEFVAWTLENHSPGLENLALIPGTCGAAPIQNIGAYGAEVATWIDSVEVLDLHHLGDDQAWQTLSRQDCQFTYRQSIFKKVPNRYIVTQVRFAIPKAWQANLQYAELANYFLHQPTPSAQEIFTAVCQIRSNKLPSPELLGNAGSFFHNPQVNQATYLALKEKFPQLVAYAGDSVNGDTLYKLAAGWMIDQCGFKGFRQGNVGVYEKQALVLVNHGNGTGQEMLVLANLIKEKIHAVYGVDLTQEPILMPS; translated from the coding sequence GTGCAGATATTATTCAATTTTCCTCTCAAATCGTTGAATTCTTTTGGTTTTGATGTCAAAGCAAAAGAATTTGTTCGTATTCATCATACTCAAGATTTGCTTGAAGCACTTGAGTACGCAAATTCCCAGCAAATGCCTTTTCAGATTCTCGGCGGTGGTAGTAATGTTCTTTTAAAAGAAGATTTACCGGGTCTGACAATCCATCTTGAGTTATTGGGGAAGTCGATCATCCATCAATCGGCTACTCACACCTTTATTGATGTTGCTGCTGGCGAAAACTGGCATGAGTTTGTGGCCTGGACTCTTGAAAATCATTCTCCTGGCCTAGAAAACCTGGCTTTAATTCCAGGAACCTGTGGAGCAGCGCCGATTCAGAACATTGGTGCTTATGGTGCGGAAGTGGCTACTTGGATTGATTCTGTTGAAGTGCTTGATCTACACCACTTGGGCGATGATCAGGCATGGCAGACTTTATCTCGTCAAGACTGTCAATTTACCTATCGGCAGAGTATTTTTAAAAAGGTGCCAAATCGTTATATCGTTACCCAAGTGCGCTTTGCGATTCCTAAGGCATGGCAAGCCAATCTTCAATATGCTGAACTTGCTAATTATTTCCTGCATCAACCCACACCATCAGCACAAGAGATTTTTACAGCGGTCTGCCAAATTCGGAGTAACAAACTTCCAAGTCCTGAGCTCTTAGGTAATGCTGGAAGCTTTTTCCATAATCCGCAAGTCAATCAAGCAACTTACTTAGCCCTTAAGGAAAAATTTCCGCAACTGGTTGCCTATGCGGGAGATTCTGTCAATGGCGATACGCTCTATAAGTTGGCCGCGGGATGGATGATTGATCAATGTGGCTTCAAAGGTTTTCGTCAAGGGAATGTCGGTGTCTACGAAAAACAAGCTCTTGTTTTAGTCAATCATGGCAACGGCACCGGTCAAGAAATGCTGGTTTTAGCAAACCTGATCAAAGAAAAAATCCACGCTGTTTATGGCGTGGATTTAACTCAAGAACCGATCTTAATGCCTAGTTGA
- a CDS encoding magnesium and cobalt transport protein CorA codes for MLVNCVAYKDGYKLADITFADVSEYLKKENVFVWVALKDPGDEEIKMMQEEFDLHDLAIQDVRHSNQRPKKEEYGDVLFSVAHLITLLPDKELQIGELDIFTGKNFILSIRKNSPQDFLGVRARCEKEPHLLKMGSRYVLYALVDYVVDHYFEVLNEMELDLDLIEEDVFTKTKVKGRSNVETLYYMKRKVSTLKHACVPLLEKFANFSGGRLPAVLEGGELNEYFRDLQDHLKRVVDRIDTLESALSQLIQVNLSLVTIDETEITKRLAAWAGIFGLATSFAGIWGMNFEGMPELQWQFGYPMALGVIFGGCFLLFRRFKKIHWL; via the coding sequence ATGTTAGTTAATTGCGTTGCATACAAAGACGGCTATAAGTTAGCTGATATTACTTTTGCTGATGTTAGTGAATACCTGAAAAAAGAAAATGTATTTGTTTGGGTTGCTTTAAAAGATCCAGGCGATGAAGAAATTAAGATGATGCAAGAAGAGTTTGACTTGCATGATTTAGCGATTCAAGATGTACGCCACAGTAATCAACGACCAAAAAAAGAAGAGTATGGCGATGTCCTCTTTTCAGTGGCGCATTTAATTACCTTACTACCTGATAAAGAATTGCAAATAGGCGAATTGGATATTTTTACAGGTAAAAACTTTATTTTATCGATCCGTAAAAATAGCCCACAGGATTTCTTAGGCGTTAGAGCCCGTTGTGAAAAAGAGCCCCACCTTCTGAAAATGGGTTCTAGATATGTTTTATATGCGCTCGTCGATTATGTTGTCGATCATTACTTTGAAGTTCTGAATGAGATGGAGCTAGATTTAGATCTGATTGAGGAAGACGTCTTCACCAAAACCAAAGTCAAAGGGCGCAGTAACGTAGAAACTTTGTACTATATGAAACGTAAAGTATCGACACTAAAACATGCATGTGTTCCTTTACTTGAAAAATTTGCCAACTTTAGTGGCGGAAGATTACCTGCTGTTCTTGAAGGTGGAGAGTTAAATGAATATTTCCGTGATTTACAGGATCACTTAAAACGTGTTGTTGATCGTATCGACACATTAGAAAGTGCTTTATCACAATTGATTCAAGTGAATCTTTCATTAGTCACGATTGATGAAACTGAAATTACCAAACGACTTGCTGCGTGGGCAGGTATTTTTGGACTTGCTACTTCCTTTGCCGGAATTTGGGGGATGAACTTTGAAGGAATGCCTGAGTTGCAGTGGCAGTTTGGATATCCGATGGCATTAGGAGTTATTTTTGGAGGCTGTTTCCTCTTATTTAGACGTTTTAAAAAGATCCATTGGTTGTAA
- the sodB gene encoding superoxide dismutase [Fe] produces MEHALPTLPYALDALAPHISKETLEFHYGKHHQTYVTNLNNLQKGTEFESLSLEEIVKKSTGGIFNNAAQVWNHTFYWMGLKPQGGGAPTGALADAINAKWGSFDKFKEEFTKCAVGTFGSGWAWLVKKADGSLDLVSTSNAGTPLTTDAKPLLTCDVWEHAYYVDYRNARPKYVESFWNLVNWDFAAANFA; encoded by the coding sequence ATGGAACACGCATTACCAACACTACCGTATGCATTAGACGCTTTAGCGCCACACATCTCAAAAGAAACTTTAGAGTTTCACTATGGCAAACACCATCAGACTTATGTAACGAATCTGAATAATTTACAAAAAGGTACCGAGTTTGAGAGTTTAAGTTTGGAAGAAATCGTAAAAAAATCTACAGGCGGTATTTTTAACAATGCAGCACAAGTATGGAACCACACGTTTTACTGGATGGGGCTTAAGCCACAAGGCGGCGGCGCACCTACAGGTGCATTAGCGGATGCAATCAATGCTAAATGGGGTTCATTTGACAAGTTTAAAGAAGAGTTTACAAAATGTGCTGTTGGTACATTTGGTTCTGGTTGGGCATGGCTAGTGAAAAAAGCAGATGGTAGCTTAGATTTAGTATCTACAAGCAATGCAGGTACACCACTCACAACCGATGCAAAGCCATTATTAACCTGTGATGTATGGGAACATGCTTACTATGTTGATTACCGCAATGCACGTCCAAAATATGTAGAGTCTTTTTGGAATCTCGTGAACTGGGATTTTGCTGCAGCAAACTTTGCTTAA
- the plsY gene encoding glycerol-3-phosphate 1-O-acyltransferase PlsY has product MTTWLAVALIIGAYILGSISFAVLVSKAMGLPNPYSYGSGNPGATNVLRTGNKKAAILTLLGDALKGFVAVMIAKSLILHQDTWQWVIACVAFSVFLGHVFPIFHRFKGGKGVATAAGVLFGIHWILGLAALSTWLIIAFFFRYSSLAALTTAIFAPLYAYFLFFTNKTVHQDVCIAVLAIGVLLIWRHQSNIQQLMNGSEGKIGQKK; this is encoded by the coding sequence ATGACAACATGGTTAGCTGTAGCACTCATCATTGGCGCTTACATTTTAGGATCCATTTCCTTTGCCGTTTTAGTGAGTAAAGCTATGGGTTTGCCAAATCCCTACTCCTACGGGTCAGGAAATCCTGGAGCTACAAATGTACTGCGGACAGGTAATAAAAAAGCAGCGATTTTGACTTTACTTGGCGATGCTCTCAAAGGCTTTGTTGCCGTCATGATTGCTAAAAGTTTGATTCTTCATCAAGATACCTGGCAATGGGTTATTGCCTGCGTTGCATTTTCTGTTTTCTTAGGACATGTATTTCCGATCTTTCATCGCTTCAAGGGGGGTAAGGGAGTTGCTACTGCTGCTGGGGTTTTATTTGGGATTCACTGGATTTTAGGATTAGCCGCTTTAAGTACTTGGTTAATCATTGCTTTCTTTTTTCGGTATTCATCCTTGGCTGCTTTAACCACTGCCATTTTTGCGCCGTTGTACGCTTACTTTCTTTTCTTTACCAATAAGACCGTTCATCAAGATGTATGCATTGCAGTTCTGGCTATTGGCGTTTTACTGATTTGGCGACATCAATCGAATATTCAACAATTGATGAATGGTAGTGAAGGAAAAATTGGCCAAAAAAAGTAA
- a CDS encoding high-potential iron-sulfur protein gives MKTNRRQFMILSASSLAVASAGTAFAADPMLPETDPQAVGLGYKADSTKVDAAKYPKHKPTQKCSGCSLYKGAAGSAAGGCQIFPGKQVAGNGWCSAFAAKA, from the coding sequence ATGAAAACCAATCGTCGCCAATTCATGATTTTATCTGCCTCTAGCTTAGCGGTAGCATCAGCTGGAACAGCATTTGCAGCAGATCCAATGCTCCCTGAGACAGATCCTCAAGCCGTTGGTTTAGGCTACAAAGCAGATTCAACAAAAGTTGACGCAGCTAAATATCCAAAGCATAAGCCTACACAAAAGTGCAGTGGTTGCTCTTTATACAAAGGTGCTGCTGGATCAGCAGCTGGTGGTTGCCAGATTTTCCCTGGTAAACAAGTTGCTGGTAATGGCTGGTGCAGTGCCTTTGCAGCGAAGGCTTAA
- a CDS encoding MotA/TolQ/ExbB proton channel family protein: MLTIISASGWTIWPLLFISMIGLAIILERLWFLRKNKLSPTEDLERALTYLRKIHVGQSLQSSDLEDLGHSSPLGIILSQGLAAFMSKAGQLQCLELMRDTASPILVRLNQYLSTLATIATIAPLMGLFGTVLGMIEIFGSQGANGSPQQLAQGISMALYNTAFGLLIAIPAIAGWRYLRNLADARAHELNEATRVLLKNMFPQ; the protein is encoded by the coding sequence ATGTTAACAATTATTTCAGCTTCCGGGTGGACCATCTGGCCTCTCCTGTTTATTTCTATGATTGGTCTTGCAATCATCCTTGAGCGGCTTTGGTTTTTGAGAAAAAACAAACTTTCTCCTACGGAAGATTTAGAGCGAGCACTTACATATTTAAGAAAAATTCATGTAGGACAAAGTCTGCAATCTTCTGATTTAGAGGATTTAGGCCATTCCTCACCCCTAGGAATTATCCTCTCTCAAGGACTTGCTGCTTTTATGAGCAAAGCGGGTCAATTGCAATGTTTAGAACTGATGCGTGATACTGCTTCGCCGATCCTTGTGCGTCTGAATCAATACCTCAGTACACTCGCCACCATTGCCACCATTGCCCCACTCATGGGTTTGTTTGGAACGGTTCTTGGCATGATTGAAATTTTTGGCAGTCAAGGGGCTAATGGATCACCCCAGCAATTGGCACAGGGTATTTCGATGGCTTTATACAATACCGCTTTTGGACTCCTGATTGCGATTCCGGCGATTGCCGGTTGGCGGTATTTACGCAATTTAGCAGATGCGCGGGCACATGAACTGAATGAGGCAACGCGCGTACTTTTGAAAAATATGTTTCCTCAATAA
- a CDS encoding biopolymer transporter ExbD, translating to MLQHRPLLDSPQNSDADRLDMAHLAPEINLIPFIDVLLVILIFLMISTTFTQYQELAITLPSVAGESSATSVKEIRVAVSRDGKYAINGNVVETTALAEKISLIKNQAMQNNEANVDNLRVVISADAKASHQAVMQVLEIASQVGLNNIVFATQDTQATPKKR from the coding sequence ATGCTCCAACATCGACCACTTCTCGATAGTCCTCAGAATAGCGACGCTGACCGCCTGGATATGGCTCACCTGGCTCCAGAAATTAATTTAATTCCATTTATTGATGTGCTCTTGGTCATCTTGATTTTTTTGATGATCTCAACAACCTTCACACAGTATCAAGAACTTGCCATTACTTTACCTAGTGTTGCGGGTGAAAGTTCTGCCACCAGCGTCAAAGAGATTCGGGTAGCGGTCAGCCGGGATGGTAAATACGCTATCAATGGCAACGTGGTGGAAACCACCGCATTAGCGGAAAAAATAAGTCTTATCAAAAATCAAGCCATGCAAAATAATGAAGCTAATGTCGATAACCTTAGGGTTGTTATTTCGGCGGATGCTAAAGCATCTCATCAAGCGGTCATGCAAGTACTCGAAATTGCTAGCCAAGTGGGGTTAAACAATATTGTTTTTGCAACTCAAGATACTCAGGCTACGCCTAAAAAAAGGTAA
- the folE gene encoding GTP cyclohydrolase I, translated as MTEDVGIPVSVKIRERLKKAQVRFHANDNISAHLEPGEIDAIFAEVKTKMKEVLDSLVIDTEGDHNTQDTANRVAKMFIKEVFAGRYLPMPTLTEFPNVSHLNELMVIGPIAVRSACSHHLCPIMGKVWIGVLPNKDSNLIGLSKYARMTEWIMGRPQIQEEAVIQLADVLEAKMKPLGLAVVMDADHLCMQWRGVKDSDSKMLNSVMRGTFLKDPNLRREFLSLLGSRYK; from the coding sequence ATGACTGAAGATGTCGGAATTCCTGTTTCAGTAAAAATTCGTGAAAGACTAAAAAAAGCGCAAGTTCGCTTTCATGCAAATGATAATATCTCGGCGCATTTAGAGCCAGGCGAAATTGATGCCATTTTTGCTGAAGTCAAGACCAAAATGAAAGAGGTTCTTGACAGCTTGGTAATTGATACCGAAGGCGATCACAATACGCAGGACACGGCGAACCGTGTTGCCAAAATGTTTATCAAAGAAGTATTTGCTGGTCGTTATTTACCGATGCCAACATTAACGGAATTTCCCAACGTTTCGCATCTGAACGAGCTGATGGTAATTGGCCCTATTGCCGTTAGAAGTGCTTGCTCCCATCACCTATGTCCGATTATGGGTAAGGTCTGGATTGGAGTTTTACCCAATAAAGATAGTAATTTAATCGGATTATCCAAGTATGCGCGCATGACCGAATGGATTATGGGCAGACCGCAGATTCAGGAAGAAGCCGTGATTCAATTGGCCGATGTTTTAGAGGCAAAAATGAAACCACTCGGTTTAGCAGTCGTGATGGATGCAGACCATTTATGTATGCAATGGCGGGGCGTGAAAGACTCTGATTCGAAGATGTTGAACAGTGTGATGCGTGGCACTTTCTTAAAAGACCCTAACCTACGACGTGAATTCTTATCCTTACTGGGCAGTCGATATAAATAG
- a CDS encoding AEC family transporter: MNTAFILLPDFMLILLAWCLNRYTFIKQSIWEGVEKLVYWVLFPCLLFNAAVNAKLVWADNFLMLLLLATCMSIMGLLAYSARWLFKPDPINLVSGIQTTFRFNTYIVLAVATRILDAPGLELMAITIACLVPISNALSVYSLAHRSGQNTLWEIIKNPFVIATTSGLLLNFLGFHLPEMVQLNISRLGNSSIPLGLLCVGASLRWVSTKSDGVLVMYWTFLKLMAFPALALLGANLLHLPPEQKFNAVLFACMPTANAAFVLASRMGGNGPIVAVTISLMTLLAAVTIPFWIYLAK; this comes from the coding sequence TTGAATACCGCCTTTATACTTCTCCCTGATTTTATGCTGATTTTATTGGCATGGTGTTTGAATCGCTATACCTTTATCAAGCAATCAATTTGGGAGGGCGTAGAAAAATTAGTCTATTGGGTCTTATTTCCTTGCCTATTATTTAATGCTGCCGTCAACGCCAAATTAGTTTGGGCAGATAATTTCCTCATGCTATTACTTTTAGCTACCTGTATGAGCATCATGGGTCTATTAGCTTATAGTGCCCGCTGGTTATTTAAGCCAGATCCTATCAATCTTGTTTCTGGTATTCAAACAACTTTTCGATTTAATACCTATATTGTTCTAGCAGTTGCAACCCGCATATTAGATGCTCCAGGTCTAGAACTCATGGCTATCACCATCGCATGTCTCGTGCCAATCTCGAATGCTTTATCCGTTTATAGTCTTGCCCATCGATCAGGTCAAAATACCTTGTGGGAAATTATTAAAAACCCTTTTGTGATCGCTACTACTTCAGGTTTACTGTTGAATTTCCTAGGATTTCATTTACCTGAAATGGTCCAACTGAATATCTCTCGCTTAGGTAACTCCTCAATTCCTTTAGGCTTACTCTGTGTTGGCGCAAGTCTAAGATGGGTTAGTACGAAGAGTGATGGTGTGCTTGTCATGTACTGGACATTTTTAAAACTGATGGCGTTTCCAGCTCTTGCTCTGTTAGGAGCCAATCTCTTGCATTTGCCGCCTGAGCAAAAGTTCAATGCAGTTCTCTTTGCCTGCATGCCAACTGCGAATGCTGCTTTTGTTCTGGCTAGTCGTATGGGTGGTAACGGGCCTATTGTGGCCGTTACCATTTCTTTAATGACGCTCCTAGCTGCAGTGACAATTCCGTTTTGGATTTATCTCGCTAAATAA